A single region of the Garra rufa chromosome 6, GarRuf1.0, whole genome shotgun sequence genome encodes:
- the LOC141336688 gene encoding von Willebrand factor A domain-containing protein 7-like, protein MVSQVVVAVFLLCGTLFQPPDVAAFKPLFQGGSLTHREITQLAILRKTAEVCRDIAISQGRDFTLPINNGLTPSAVQKACSTSSASSSALSSLSFYSAITETYLSNAAVDVAFALSEAHHVDNEAFREGRDLITKGVAAVKASVQQGSYISARITLGALCHTLQDFYSHSNWVELGSTAPFSTLIKPELLLNNIADPSTPTCKSCIGPNCADNILPEILLHKKLTSGYFSIFSSKKPAGKCSHGGFADRTSSREPIGGINKDDISSDHGFLHLRAAEMAINATMEVLQDIRLATGDQAFLRLVGLSQTSVLAFVIDTTGSMSDDIEEAKRVSFSIIDSRRGTPEEPSEYILVPFNDPDFGPLTRTDNADIFKERINSLSPFDGGDTPEMCLSGLLLALAGAPPSTDIFVFTDAAAKDSELKSTVQAMIERTKSTVTFLLTNPFSFGKRRDVLQSGSFTSRSIYESEIQLYRDLAHVSGGQTIEVTKDTLSQATAVITDASTSALVTLLQVVRSPAIAENFFFVLDPSLSNVTVYVTGDSPVFTIYSPTGVSQSGSVADGPLGSILTVGNLKRVKLNSDNQTGEWKIRINSIDFYSLIVTGQSSVNFLFNYVEQLEGGIFAPKENRPFIGRNVSLFVSVTGGDSITVTDVLLVEASGSDVVHGTIKSLGATDFLVNIDRIPEWAFVVQLKGQLNDSTRSLPSRFQRQSPTQQQGSRVTITAQPSSTIEPGIPFALNFTLVTNATGGRYTIRARTDRSFNVSFPSSLDTGTEGSAEGTVTLTAPSDTESGTDVTLTIEAEDPGSGDSNYVAVWFTVMTKVTDFSSPVCQVVSIKADCPFECSKASWELSANLTDGNGTGIAGVSLIRGNGSLSLSYVMSADGTNVTVAFYNASCCSQEVELVAVDRVGNVGTCFTSIKSPSTTISPNGSYSVSFSMCVALVGLLVSFLYG, encoded by the exons atggtttCACAGGTTGTAGTGGCTGTATTTCTCCTCTGTGGGACCCTGTTTCAACCCCCCGATGTGGCAGCATTCAAACCTCTCTTTCAGGGCGGCTCCCTCACCCATCGAGAAATCACTCAGTTGGCCATCCTCCGCAAGACAGCAGAAGTGTGTCGTGACATAGCCATCTCCCAAGGCCGCGACTTCACACTACCT ATAAACAACGGATTGACTCCATCTGCTGTTCAAAAAGCCTGCTCAACATCTTCTGCTTCATCTTCTGCCCTCTCTTCCCTCAGTTTTTATTCAGCTATAACAGAAACGTATCTAAGCAATGCAGCTGTAGATGTAGCTTTCGCGCTGAGTGAGGCACATCACGTAGATAACGAGGCTTTCCGTGAGGGCCGGGATCTCATTACCAAAGGCGTGGCTGCAGTAAAGGCCAGCGTGCAGCAGGGGAGCTATATCTCTGCTCGTATCACACTGGGGGCTCTATGTCACACTTTACAG GATTTTTATAGCCACAGTAATTGGGTGGAACTGGGAAGCACTGCTCCTTTTAGCACACTGATCAAACCTGAGCTTCTTCTCAACAATATAGCAg ACCCCAGCACACCAACATGCAAAAGCTGCATTGGGCCAAACTGTGCTGATAACATTCTCCCAGAAATACTGCTGCATAAGAAATTAACCTCAGGATATTTcagtattttctcctccaaaaaaCCTGCAG GCAAGTGTAGCCATGGTGGCTTTGCAGACAGGACCAGTTCAAGAGAACCTATTGGAGGCATCAATAAGGATGACATCAGTTCAGATCACGGCTTCCTTCACCTCCGTGCTGCTGAAATGGCCATCAACGCTACTATGGAAGTGCTGCAAGACATCCGACTGGCTACAGGCGACCAGGCTTTTCTTCG ATTGGTGGGCCTCAGTCAGACCTCAGTTCTGGCTTTTGTGATTGATACCACAGGCAGCATGTCTGATGATATTGAAGAGGCAAAGAGAGTGTCTTTCAGCATCATAGACAGCAGAAGAGGAACACCAGAAGAACCTTCAGAATACATTCTTGTCCCATTTAATGATCCAG attTTGGACCTCTGACAAGGACTGACAATGCAGATATTTTCAAAGAGAGAATCAATTCTCTTTCTCCATTTGATGGAGGAGACACCCCAGAGATGTGTCTGTCAGGACTGCTG TTGGCACTAGCAGGAGCTCCTCCATCTACAGACATTTTTGTTTTCACTGATGCTGCAGCAAAGGACTCAGAATTAAAAAGCACCGTTCAGGCCATGATTGAACGCACCAAGTCAACA GTTACTTTCCTGTTGACTAACCCTTTCTCATTCGGTAAAAGAAGAGATGTCTTACAATCTGGAAGTTTTACATCAAGATCAATATATGAATCAGAAATACAGCTGTACAGAGATCTGGCCCATGTTTCTGGTGGACAGACAATAGAGGTCACAAAAGATACACTTTCTCAGGCCACTGCAGTCATTACAGATGCATCTACCTCAGCCCTG GTGACGCTTCTTCAGGTGGTGAGAAGTCCAGCCATTGCGGAAAACTTTTTCTTTGTCTTAGATCCATCTCTGTCTAATGTGACTGTGTATGTTACTGGAGACTCTCCAGTTTTTACCATCTACAGCCCGACAG GTGTGTCTCAGTCAGGTTCAGTGGCAGATGGTCCTTTGGGCAGCATCCTGACTGTAGGGAATCTGAAGAGAGTAAAACTCAACTCTGACAACCAGACAGGAGAATGGAAGATCAGAATTAACTCTATAGACTTCTACAGCCTTATAGTCACTG GTCAGAGTTCTGTGAACTTTCTCTTTAACTATGTTGAGCAGTTAGAAGGGGGTATCTTTGCACCGAAAGAAAATCGTCCTTTCATTG GTCGGAACGTTTCTTTATTTGTCTCTGTGACCGGAGGAGATTCAATCACAGTGACTGACGTGCTTCTAGTTGAAGCTTCAGGATCTGATGTTGTCCATGGAACCATTAAATCATTGGGTGCGACAGACTTCCTGGTCAACATAGACAGAATCCCAGAGTGGGCATTTGTGGTGCAGCTGAAAGGGCAGTTAAATGACTCAACTCGATCTTTGCCTAGTCGATTCCAGAGACAGTCACCCACCCAGCAACAAGGCTCTAGAGTTACCATTACG GCCCAACCAAGCAGCACTATAGAGCCTGGAATCCCTTTCGCTCTCAACTTCACATTGGTCACTAATGCTACAGGTGGCAGATACACTATCCGAGCCCGGACAGACCGCAGCTTCAATGTGTCTTTCCCCAGCTCTCTGGACACGGGAACAGAGGGCAGTGCTGAGGGAACGGTAACACTGACTGCACCCTCAGACACAGAGTCAGGAACGGATGTCACACTCACTATTGAAGCAGAAGATCCAGGATCTGGTGACTCGAATTATGTGGCAGTGTGGTTCACTGTCATGACTAAG gTCACTGATTTCTCTAGCCCCGTCTGTCAGGTAGTGAGCATCAAAGCTGACTGTCCTTTTGAATGCAGCAAAGCATCATGGGAACTCTCTGCCAACTTGACAGACGGAAATGGTACAGGCATAGCCGGAGTGTCCCTCATTCGTGGCAATGGCTCTCTCAGCTTAAGTTATGTGATGAGTGCAGATGGCACAAATGTGACTGTGGCATTCTACAATGCTTCCTGTTGTTCTCAGGAAGTAGAGCTGGTAGCTGTGGACAGGGTGGGAAATGTGGGCACATGTTTCACCTCTATAAAGAGCCCTTCTACAACTATTAGCCCCAATGGATCATATTCTGTGTCCTTCTCCATGTGTGTTGCTCTAGTAGGGTTATTAGTTTCCTTTCTGTATGGATGA
- the LOC141337427 gene encoding von Willebrand factor A domain-containing protein 7-like, translating to MVSLVVVGVFLLCGTMFQPPRVAAFKPLFQDGSLTHREITQLAILRKTAEVCRDIATAQGRDFTLPINNGLTPHAVQKACSTSSATSFDPTSFSFYSAIEDTFLSNAAVDIAFALSEAHHVDNEAFNKGRDLITQGVAAVKASVRQESYISARETLGALCHTLQDFYSHSNWVELGSSAPFSTLIKPELPLNNIADPSTPTCKSCTGQNCVDNILPEILLQKKLTSGYFSVFSSKKPAGKCSHGGFLDRTSYKEPIGGINKDDINSDHGFLHLRAAEMAIDATMEVLQDIRLATGDRAFLQLVGLSQTSVLAFVIDTTGSMSDDIEEAKRVSFSIIDSRRGTPEEPSEYILVPFNDPDFGPLTRTDNADIFKQRINSLSAFDGGDTPEMCLSGLLLALAGAPPSTDIFVFTDAAAKDSELKSTVQAMIERTKSTVTFLLTNPFSFRRRRDVSQSQSFTSRSMSESEIQLYRDLAHVSGGQTIEVTKATLSQATAVITDASTSALVTLLQVVRSPAVAENFFFVLDPSLSNVTVYVTGDSPVFTIYSPTGVSQSDSVADGPLGSILTVGNLKRVKLNSDNQTGEWKISISSTRFYSLIVTGQSSVNFLFNFVEQLEGGFAPLSNRPFIGRNATLFVSVTGGDSVTLTDVLLIEASGSGVVNGTIKSLGATDFLVNIDRIPEWAFVVQMKGLLNDSTRSLPSRFQRQSPTQQRGSRVTITALPSSTIEPGIPFVLNFTLVTNATGGNYTIRARTDRSFNVSFSSSLDTGIEESAQGTITLTAPSDTESGTDVTLTIEAEDPKSGDSNYVAVRFTVMTKVTDFSSPVCQVVSIKADCPFECSNTSWELSANLTDGNGTGIAGVSLSRGNGSLSLSYVMSADGTNVTVASYNASCCSQEVELVAVDRVGNVGTCFTSIKSPSPTVSSSASYSVSFSMYVAVVGLLVSFLYG from the exons atggtttCACTGGTTGTAGTGGGTGTATTTCTCCTCTGTGGGACCATGTTTCAACCCCCCCGGGTGGCAGCATTCAAACCTCTCTTTCAGGACGGCTCCCTCACCCATCGAGAAATCACTCAGTTGGCCATCCTCCGCAAGACAGCAGAAGTGTGTCGTGACATAGCCACTGCCCAGGGCCGCGACTTCACACTGCCT ATAAACAACGGATTGACTCCACATGCTGTCCAAAAAGCCTGCTCAACATCTTCTGCTACATCTTTTGACCCCACTTCCTTTAGTTTTTATtcagctatagaagatacttttCTAAGCAACGCAGCTGTAGATATAGCATTCGCACTGAGTGAGGCACATCATGTAGATAACGAGGCTTTCAATAAGGGCCGGGATCTCATTACTCAAGGTGTGGCTGCAGTAAAGGCCAGCGTGCGACAGGAAAGCTATATCTCTGCCCGTGAAACACTGGGGGCACTATGCCACACTCTACAG GATTTCTATAGCCACAGTAACTGGGTGGAACTGGGAAGCTCTGCTCCTTTCAGCACACTGATCAAACCCGAGCTTCCACTCAACAATATAGCAG ACCCAAGCACACCAACATGCAAAAGCTGCACCGGGCAAAACTGTGTTGATAACATTCTCCCAGAAATACTGCTGCAAAAGAAACTAACCTCAGGATATTTTAGTGTTTTCTCCTCCAAAAAACCTGCAG GCAAGTGTAGCCATGGTGGTTTTCTTGACAGGACCAGTTATAAAGAACCCATTGGAGGTATCAATAAGGATGATATCAATTCAGATCATGGCTTCCTTCACCTTCGTGCTGCTGAAATGGCCATCGATGCTACTATGGAAGTGCTGCAAGACATCCGACTGGCCACAGGCGACCGAGCCTTTCTTCA aTTGGTGGGCCTCAGTCAAACCTCAGTTCTGGCTTTTGTGATTGACACCACAGGCAGCATGTCTGATGATATTGAAGAGGCAAAGAGAGTGTCTTTCAGCATCATAGACAGCAGGAGAGGAACACCAGAAGAACCTTCAGAATACATTCTAGTCCCATTTAATGATCCAG ATTTTGGACCTCTGACAAGGACTGACAATGCAGATATTTTCAAACAGAGAATCAATTCTCTTTCAGCATTTGATGGAGGAGACACCCCAGAGATGTGCCTGTCAGGACTGctg TTGGCACTAGCAGGAGCTCCTCCATCTACAGACATTTTTGTTTTCACTGATGCTGCAGCAAAGGACTCAGAATTAAAAAGCACCGTTCAGGCCATGATTGAACGCACCAAGTCAACA GTCACTTTCCTGTTGACTAACCCCTTCTCATTCCGCAGAAGAAGGGATGTCTCACAATCTCAAAGTTTTACATCAAGATCAATGTCTGAATCAGAAATACAGCTGTACAGAGATCTGGCCCATGTTTCTGGTGGACAGACCATAGAGGTCACAAAAGCTACATTGTCTCAAGCCACTGCAGTCATTACAGATGCATCTACCTCAGCCCTG GTGACACTGCTTCAGGTGGTGAGAAGTCCAGCCGTTGCAGAAAACTTTTTCTTTGTCTTAGATCCATCTCTGTCCAATGTGACTGTGTATGTCACTGGAGACTCTCCAGTTTTTACCATCTACAGCCCGACAG GTGTATCTCAGTCAGATTCAGTGGCAGATGGTCCTCTGGGCAGCATCTTGACTGTAGGAAATCTGAAGAGAGTAAAACTCAACTCTGACAACCAGACAGGAGAATGGAAGATCAGCATCAGCTCTACACGCTTCTACAGCCTTATAGTCACTG GACAGAGTTCTGTGAACTTTCTCTTTAACTTTGTGGAGCAGTTAGAAGGGGGGTTCGCACCGTTATCCAATCGTCCTTTCATTG GTCGGAATGCTACTTTGTTTGTCTCTGTGACCGGAGGAGATTCAGTCACATTGACTGACGTGCTTCTAATTGAAGCTTCAGGATCCGGTGTTGTTAATGGAACCATTAAATCATTGGGTGCAACAGACTTCCTGGTCAACATAGACAGAATCCCAGAGTGGGCGTTTGTGGTGCAGATGAAAGGGCTGTTAAATGACTCAACTCGATCTTTGCCTAGTCGATTCCAGAGACAGTCACCCACCCAGCAACGAGGCTCTAGAGTTACCATCACT GCCCTACCAAGCAGCACGATAGAGCCTGGAATCCCTTTTGTTCTCAACTTTACATTGGTCACTAATGCTACGGGTGGCAACTACACTATCCGAGCCCGGACAGACCGCAGCTTCAATGTGTCTTTCTCCAGCTCTCTGGACACGGGGATAGAGGAAAGTGCTCAAGGAACCATAACACTGACTGCACCTTCAGACACAGAGTCAGGAACGGATGTCACACTCACTATTGAAGCAGAAGATCCAAAATCCGGTGACTCAAATTATGTGGCAGTGCGGTTCACTGTCATGACTAAG gtcACTGATTTCTCTAGCCCCGTCTGTCAGGTAGTGAGCATCAAAGCTGACTGTCCTTTTGAATGCAGCAACACATCATGGGAACTCTCTGCCAACTTGACGGATGGAAATGGTACAGGCATAGCCGGAGTGTCCCTCAGTCGTGGCAATGGCTCTCTCAGCTTAAGTTATGTGATGAGTGCGGATGGCACAAATGTGACTGTGGCATCCTACAATGCTTCCTGTTGCTCTCAGGAAGTAGAACTTGTAGCTGTGGACAGGGTGGGAAATGTGGGCACATGTTTCACCTCTATAAAGAGCCCTTCTCCAACTGTTAGCTCAAGTGCATCATATTCAGTGTCCTTCTCAATGTATGTTGCTGTAGTAGGGTTATTAGTTTCCTTTCTGTATGGATGA